One Blattabacterium cuenoti DNA window includes the following coding sequences:
- a CDS encoding glycerol-3-phosphate dehydrogenase/oxidase, with translation MMKGFFLNRDKFLNILDNINIWDVLIIGGGATGLGIALDSASRGYKTILLEQSDFSKGTSSRSTKLVHGGIRYLAQGNIKLVYEALQERGLLLKNAPHLVKKQRFVIPIFSWKMGFLYWTGLKLYEWLAGSLSFGKCKFLSKNEILKIFPEIKPDKLKGGILYYDGQFDDARLAINLAQTCVQKGGILLNYFQVKNLIKKVGNKISGVIADDLETKKEYSIYSKTVINATGVFSNAISKMDESKCTILIKPSQGTHIVLKKSFFSSSNAIVIPKTSDGRVLFSVPWYDHVLVGTTDTFLDKCILEPKPLEKEIDFILKTFNKYFIHSPRKSDILSAFSGLRPLVVSHHLSHSSSTKDISRSHKLMISPSGLVTIIGGKWTTYRKMAEDTVNKAIEIGNLNKVPSLTKNIKIYGSVSSSNSNNNRKKQSSCWKKYGEDEYHIKKLIQDNPLLGDSLIISQEEDNKDDKNKYSSYYSCTKAEVIWMVRYEMARTIEDVLARRLRLLFLNAKIAIEIAPKVASLMAQELSRDESWEKSQVASFKELAMQYYYPSDPSV, from the coding sequence ATGATGAAAGGTTTTTTTTTAAATAGAGATAAATTTTTGAACATTTTAGATAATATAAATATTTGGGATGTTCTCATTATTGGAGGAGGTGCTACAGGATTAGGAATTGCTTTGGATTCAGCTTCTCGAGGATATAAAACGATTCTTTTGGAACAATCCGATTTCTCTAAGGGGACTTCTAGCAGAAGTACCAAATTGGTTCATGGAGGAATACGATATTTAGCTCAAGGAAATATAAAATTAGTTTATGAAGCATTGCAAGAAAGAGGACTATTATTGAAAAATGCTCCTCATTTAGTAAAAAAACAACGATTTGTTATTCCAATTTTTAGTTGGAAAATGGGGTTTTTATATTGGACAGGTTTGAAACTTTACGAGTGGTTAGCTGGATCATTAAGTTTTGGAAAATGCAAGTTTTTATCCAAAAATGAAATATTAAAAATTTTTCCTGAAATTAAACCTGATAAGTTAAAAGGAGGAATCCTGTACTATGATGGACAATTTGACGACGCTCGTTTGGCTATTAATTTAGCACAAACTTGTGTTCAAAAAGGAGGTATTTTATTAAATTATTTTCAAGTTAAAAACCTGATCAAAAAAGTTGGAAATAAAATATCTGGGGTGATCGCGGATGATCTTGAAACTAAAAAAGAATATTCTATTTATTCAAAAACAGTGATTAATGCTACGGGGGTATTTTCCAATGCTATTTCAAAAATGGATGAATCAAAATGTACCATATTGATAAAGCCTAGCCAAGGAACACATATTGTATTAAAAAAATCTTTTTTTAGTAGTTCTAATGCTATAGTTATTCCGAAAACTTCTGATGGAAGAGTTTTGTTTAGTGTTCCATGGTATGATCATGTTTTAGTAGGAACTACAGATACGTTTCTAGATAAATGTATTCTTGAACCTAAACCTTTAGAAAAAGAAATAGATTTTATTTTAAAAACTTTTAATAAATATTTTATACATTCTCCTAGAAAATCTGATATATTAAGCGCTTTCTCAGGATTAAGACCTCTTGTTGTGTCCCATCATTTATCTCATTCTTCTTCTACTAAAGATATTTCTAGATCTCATAAACTAATGATAAGTCCTTCGGGATTGGTTACAATTATAGGTGGAAAATGGACAACATATAGAAAAATGGCTGAGGATACTGTTAATAAAGCCATTGAAATAGGAAATTTAAATAAAGTCCCTTCTTTAACAAAAAATATAAAAATTTATGGTTCCGTTTCTTCTTCAAATTCAAATAATAATAGAAAAAAACAAAGTTCTTGTTGGAAAAAATACGGAGAAGATGAATATCATATAAAAAAACTAATACAAGACAATCCTTTACTAGGAGATTCATTAATAATCTCACAAGAAGAAGACAACAAAGACGATAAGAATAAGTATTCTTCTTATTATTCCTGTACTAAAGCAGAAGTTATATGGATGGTACGTTATGAAATGGCTAGAACAATTGAAGATGTTTTAGCAAGAAGACTCCGTTTATTATTTTTAAATGCAAAAATAGCTATAGAGATTGCCCCAAAAGTTGCATCATTAATGGCTCAAGAACTCTCTAGAGATGAATCATGGGAAAAATCACAAGTCGCTTCTTTCAAAGAGTTAGCTATGCAATATTATTATCCATCAGATCCATCAGTTTGA
- the ffh gene encoding signal recognition particle protein has product MFDQLQKKLDKALHILKGNNRITEINISETLKEIRRALIDSDVNYKIARTFIQKVKEKSIGKKVITSLKPKELIIKIVYDELVTLMGEKNTEINISRRNPSVILICGLQGSGKTSFSSKLAFFFQKKNKSPLLVAADIYRPAAIDQLRILAEKVKIPVFFLKGSKNVIEIVQKSICYAKKENHDIIIIDTAGRLSINKTMMDEIQKIDKSCQPDEILFVVDGMTGQDAINTVQIFSKFLNFDGIVMTKLDGDSRGGAAITISSIVGKPIKFISNGEKIEDIEIFHPDRIANRILGMGDIVSFVERVQEQFDEERTQKIYNKISKNRFNFEDLLEQIQQIKKIGDLKNIISMIPGSLGIERFFDKKATNKKKDSLKRIESIIHSMTPYERKNPKKLFSESRKKRISKGSGIPLKEIDLFLNQFHSISKMMKTINVNSGQQIIKNFLSSIKK; this is encoded by the coding sequence ATGTTTGACCAATTACAAAAAAAACTAGATAAAGCTCTTCATATTTTAAAGGGAAATAACAGAATTACTGAAATCAACATTTCAGAAACACTAAAAGAAATCAGAAGAGCTCTTATAGATTCAGATGTGAATTATAAAATTGCCCGAACATTTATTCAGAAAGTTAAGGAAAAATCCATTGGAAAAAAAGTTATCACTTCTTTAAAACCAAAAGAACTAATTATAAAAATAGTATATGATGAATTAGTAACCCTTATGGGGGAAAAAAATACGGAAATCAATATATCCAGAAGAAATCCTTCCGTTATTTTAATCTGTGGATTACAGGGAAGTGGAAAAACTTCCTTTTCCTCTAAATTAGCTTTTTTTTTTCAAAAAAAAAACAAATCTCCTTTATTAGTAGCTGCAGATATTTATCGTCCTGCAGCTATAGATCAATTGAGAATTCTTGCAGAGAAAGTTAAAATTCCTGTTTTCTTTTTAAAAGGAAGTAAAAATGTAATAGAAATTGTTCAAAAATCTATTTGTTATGCTAAAAAAGAAAACCACGATATAATTATCATTGATACTGCAGGGAGATTATCTATTAATAAAACAATGATGGATGAAATACAAAAAATTGATAAATCATGTCAACCAGATGAAATTTTATTTGTTGTAGATGGAATGACTGGACAAGATGCTATAAACACTGTTCAAATTTTTTCAAAATTTTTGAATTTTGATGGAATAGTTATGACAAAATTAGATGGAGATAGCAGAGGTGGAGCAGCTATTACCATATCCAGTATTGTTGGAAAGCCTATTAAATTTATTAGTAATGGAGAGAAAATAGAAGATATAGAGATTTTTCATCCAGATAGAATAGCTAATAGAATTCTAGGAATGGGGGACATAGTTTCTTTTGTAGAAAGAGTTCAGGAACAATTTGATGAAGAAAGAACTCAAAAAATTTATAATAAAATTTCAAAAAATCGTTTTAATTTTGAAGATTTATTAGAACAAATTCAACAAATAAAAAAAATAGGAGATCTAAAAAACATTATTTCCATGATTCCGGGGAGTCTAGGAATAGAAAGATTTTTTGATAAGAAAGCTACTAATAAAAAAAAGGATTCTCTCAAAAGAATAGAATCAATCATTCATTCTATGACTCCTTATGAAAGAAAAAATCCAAAAAAACTTTTCTCTGAAAGTAGAAAAAAAAGAATTTCAAAAGGATCTGGAATCCCATTGAAAGAAATAGATCTTTTTTTAAATCAATTTCATAGTATAAGCAAAATGATGAAAACTATCAATGTTAATTCCGGACAACAAATAATAAAAAATTTTTTATCAAGTATAAAAAAATAA
- the glpK gene encoding glycerol kinase GlpK, with product MLMKKYVLSLDQGTTSSRAIIFDKIGNIISIAQREFTQIYPSPGWVEHNAEEIWSTQASVALEAILKANLEGENIISIGITNQRETTVVWDKKTGEPIFNAIVWQDRRTSDYCDQIKCDGLTEMIRKKTGLIIDPYFSATKIKWILDNVSGARKKAYSGTLAFGTIDSWLIWNLTGKKIHVTDVTNASRTMLFNIHTLSWDQELIDLFDIPRTMLPEVKSSSEILGYTTGHILSHKIPISGIAGDQQAALFGQMCTKIGMVKNTYGTGCFMLMNVGDKPVFSRNNLITTIAWKIKNKVQYALEGSVFIAGAVVQWLKDGLGLILSANEAETLAASVENTEGMYMVPAFSGLGAPYWDQQARGTIVGITRGTSSAHFVRAALESIAFQNMDVLKAMEADSEISIKELRVDGGATVNKLLMQFQSDILNVKVVKSKVSELTAAGAAYLSGLAVNYWTNLEEIQDKWQLEQVFEPKRMSNRLERIQGWKKAIQTTRSWSSRK from the coding sequence ATGCTTATGAAAAAATATGTGCTATCATTAGATCAGGGAACAACTAGTTCTAGAGCTATTATTTTTGATAAAATTGGAAATATTATTTCTATAGCTCAAAGAGAATTTACACAAATTTACCCTTCACCTGGATGGGTAGAACATAATGCAGAAGAAATATGGTCTACGCAAGCTTCAGTTGCTTTAGAAGCCATTCTAAAGGCAAATTTAGAAGGTGAAAATATTATTTCAATAGGAATTACTAACCAAAGAGAAACCACTGTAGTGTGGGATAAGAAAACTGGAGAACCCATTTTCAATGCTATTGTTTGGCAAGATAGACGAACATCAGACTATTGTGATCAAATCAAATGCGATGGATTAACTGAAATGATTAGAAAAAAAACAGGACTTATTATAGATCCATATTTTTCTGCCACTAAAATTAAATGGATTTTAGATAATGTTTCTGGAGCTAGAAAAAAAGCTTATTCCGGGACATTGGCCTTTGGAACTATAGACTCATGGCTTATATGGAATTTAACAGGAAAAAAGATTCATGTTACAGATGTAACTAATGCATCTCGTACCATGCTTTTTAATATTCATACACTTAGTTGGGATCAAGAATTAATAGATTTATTTGATATCCCAAGAACAATGCTACCAGAAGTCAAATCTTCTAGTGAAATTTTGGGGTATACTACGGGACATATCCTTTCTCATAAAATTCCTATATCAGGAATTGCAGGAGATCAACAAGCTGCTCTTTTTGGGCAGATGTGCACTAAGATTGGAATGGTGAAAAACACTTATGGAACTGGTTGTTTTATGTTAATGAATGTAGGAGATAAACCAGTTTTTTCTAGAAATAATTTAATAACTACTATTGCTTGGAAAATCAAAAATAAAGTTCAATATGCTTTAGAAGGAAGTGTTTTTATTGCTGGCGCTGTTGTACAATGGCTTAAAGATGGATTAGGGTTGATTTTATCTGCTAACGAAGCGGAAACACTTGCTGCTTCTGTAGAAAATACAGAAGGAATGTACATGGTCCCCGCTTTTTCTGGATTAGGCGCTCCTTATTGGGATCAACAAGCAAGAGGGACTATTGTTGGAATTACAAGAGGAACTTCTTCTGCTCATTTTGTAAGAGCTGCTTTGGAAAGTATTGCTTTTCAGAATATGGATGTTCTTAAAGCTATGGAAGCGGATTCAGAAATTTCTATCAAAGAACTTCGTGTAGATGGAGGAGCAACAGTAAATAAATTATTAATGCAATTTCAATCTGATATTTTAAATGTAAAAGTTGTAAAATCTAAAGTATCTGAACTCACTGCAGCTGGAGCAGCTTATTTATCAGGATTAGCAGTAAATTATTGGACAAATCTAGAAGAAATTCAAGATAAATGGCAATTAGAACAAGTTTTTGAACCAAAAAGAATGTCAAATCGTTTGGAAAGAATTCAAGGTTGGAAAAAAGCAATCCAAACAACTCGTTCTTGGTCTAGTAGAAAGTGA